A genomic region of Streptococcus suis contains the following coding sequences:
- a CDS encoding head-tail connector protein: MVSLVEAKQYLKVEHDDEDGLIGQLLETSQQLCEDILRQSIYSDVLKTAILYGVAYLYEHREDANHKELKETLYHLLLAERKDVF; encoded by the coding sequence ATGGTTAGTTTAGTAGAAGCAAAACAGTATCTCAAAGTGGAACACGATGATGAGGATGGACTGATTGGGCAGTTGCTTGAAACCAGTCAACAACTCTGCGAAGATATTTTGCGACAATCAATTTATTCAGACGTTCTAAAGACGGCAATCCTTTATGGGGTTGCCTATCTTTATGAACACAGAGAAGATGCCAATCATAAGGAGTTGAAAGAGACACTCTATCATTTGTTGTTGGCCGAACGAAAGGATGTGTTCTGA
- a CDS encoding major tail protein: protein MAEKNKVTFGLQDVHWAEVTSEGSDGTLTYGNVERLRGAAELTLEPTGDKGSYKADNINFYTTESNDGYEGTLKVALLTQEFLTRVLGEQLDATTNTISEIANSEKKNFALMFRFEGDKKETLHVLYYCYASRPTVGSKTKSGSDINEVELTFTASPRPLDKVVRRRTTEETSDEIRENWFKAVFEPRK from the coding sequence ATGGCTGAAAAGAATAAGGTCACCTTTGGACTACAAGATGTCCATTGGGCAGAAGTTACAAGCGAAGGTTCTGATGGTACGTTGACATACGGCAATGTAGAACGACTTCGTGGTGCTGCAGAATTAACCCTCGAACCAACAGGAGATAAGGGTTCTTATAAGGCAGACAATATCAATTTTTATACAACAGAGTCAAATGATGGCTATGAGGGAACACTAAAAGTTGCCCTTCTAACGCAGGAATTTTTGACACGAGTCCTTGGAGAACAGTTGGATGCGACGACGAACACCATTTCAGAGATCGCAAACAGCGAAAAGAAAAATTTTGCGTTGATGTTCCGTTTTGAAGGGGATAAAAAAGAAACATTACACGTTTTGTATTATTGTTACGCATCTCGTCCGACTGTTGGTTCAAAAACCAAGTCTGGTTCAGATATCAATGAGGTAGAGTTGACCTTTACTGCCAGTCCTCGCCCACTTGATAAGGTTGTACGTCGACGAACAACAGAGGAAACGAGCGATGAGATTCGTGAAAACTGGTTCAAGGCAGTTTTTGAGCCTCGTAAGTAA
- a CDS encoding phage tail protein, with the protein MIRHNALTIGGVSTSSFPFKVIVEDSPSITVSESKTQLIEHQGLSGAVLQTNPRRSVMELIYTLYLVKPSEEQLLSFLKLFLKEGFWLENASFKTIRFWCYKVHHTPVQKDKLGVYEFKVTFSCHPTKWFKTTTSQVFRTSGTLRSQGSAIAFPKITISGNSTSETSFTIGDDVIRLERLQETLIMDNNPSQPSFKTQRGQPVKWSGDFISIDAARNDSVGVVLGAGITSLTIEMNWGWA; encoded by the coding sequence ATGATTAGACATAATGCATTAACCATTGGTGGAGTGTCCACGAGTTCTTTTCCTTTTAAGGTAATCGTGGAAGATAGTCCTTCAATCACAGTAAGTGAAAGTAAGACGCAATTGATAGAACACCAAGGCCTGTCAGGAGCGGTTCTTCAAACCAATCCTCGCAGAAGTGTCATGGAACTGATCTACACCCTCTATCTTGTAAAACCTAGTGAAGAACAGTTATTATCCTTTTTGAAGCTATTTTTGAAAGAAGGATTTTGGCTTGAGAACGCTAGTTTCAAGACCATACGCTTTTGGTGTTACAAGGTACACCATACTCCAGTTCAAAAGGATAAGCTGGGGGTGTATGAGTTTAAGGTTACATTTTCTTGTCACCCAACCAAGTGGTTCAAAACGACGACCTCGCAGGTGTTTAGGACTAGTGGTACTTTGAGAAGTCAAGGTTCAGCCATTGCTTTTCCGAAGATTACCATAAGTGGCAACTCGACTAGTGAAACTAGCTTTACGATTGGGGATGATGTCATACGCTTGGAGCGATTACAAGAAACACTCATTATGGATAATAATCCTAGTCAGCCAAGTTTTAAGACACAGAGAGGTCAGCCTGTAAAATGGTCTGGCGATTTTATTTCCATTGATGCGGCCAGAAATGACTCGGTTGGAGTTGTCTTAGGTGCTGGCATCACATCATTAACAATAGAAATGAATTGGGGGTGGGCTTAG
- a CDS encoding phage tail spike protein: MLSLLDKTVRTAKWHGKPLPETIKASVKETLNGDFVLTFTYPITDSGLYREVKEDYLVRSPVPVLGHQLFRIKKIIEGDSTLEVTAYHISDDVMTRIVSPFSCEQVACATALSSLVMASKSPLGDFSFTSDIVKNRTYTTDKEQTLYSTLLDGKHSILGTWEGELVRDNLALSIKSERGQDRGVVISTHYNLKKYQRTKESSQVITRIHATSSFKQEGEDRETVLQVTVDSPLINFYPFINEVTYTNNSVRTRQELIEWASSKFRLEGIDKPKDAIIIEAFELDGQTVHLGDTVTLKSKLHGIDVRKKAIAYDYDPLAKNYRSITFDDKASIGTGKTGGSLSTLANNLLDGNKRSEDVAVEIALENANRAFDAEFEKRQVAIDNAIEQAQSHGEVYADRLKARIDSELSIIHQQMRQQEEEQQRTTRDLLAKAGINTNLATEAKQKAEQAQTGATEAIRRAEQAKLDAIQEANRLTVTERSQIESKIATAKSQAISEASRLVDVAKSLLSGQLATVSTNLSQTKEEIKLLASKQLVDSLTGRVTGAESMIQVQADQISQRVKTSDFNQAKQRIETAESSITQLGNRITTEIRETIAKIPVDFGGRNYILKSDTYITSGSKFLDSASDFIDYAQAGKFVTISVDIKGENLSPDERGQSRIGCELRLTLSNGNPLYLNCYKVVSATQPRERIYRTVRIPDGVSVVSVAKLNLFVQVRGNALAGRPKFELSSMPTDWSPAPEDLITDLSQTRTLITQTAEGQTQLSTKVIHTENKMMNAETQIRQLLGDVASKVSKTDYDNLKSTVENHTTSINQTSQSILLKADKTFVDGVKSTAETALSKATSNATMISQTKSELTVATDAISQKVAKTDFNKLTGRVASAESTIRTQAGQIEQRLTSTQVESAINSKGYQTKSQVDSNITGRGYLTSSSLQPYATTTSVQNLVRTTSDSFTQRISQTESRIPTSVSHRNLIAGTSDRWSAYQTINANSNWIASLGRVQFGDSSGIYVGSKVHLYVHVSADEITFDPAVTTRSMKLQGPILDNQNSWTWTNWNLYHPFYNKWSSNLTTGNNYRLIKLTATVTQEMYQHSKGFELQVRIDGVKTGKFHVRALMVSTGDIFPDYWTPSLEDFTTLTAFHEVRDTVSSHTRTIGDHTNQISQVVQTATGIVTRVGNLETSRATTAAVNAIQTQVSTLAGAWSVRNLTSAGTVLSQLNLNKDGTVKIDGKLVQITGTTYIQDGVIASGKIASLDAGKITTGIISAARIGAEAITADKLKVDQAFFTKFMATEAYLKQLFAKSAFITQVQSVTLSANKISGGILSAINGAMKINLSLGNIKFFTNSPSISREVSGYPHQWVSFETGTSNGKPCGVTIIGSNRWNNWNANDGGFVGIRAWNGTDTDQIDVVGDKVRLASALYTNPDGWEIVTLPNRLSIDAYKASDRPSSILNIGDIRIYRNSTSYVSLKDVLHQFNHNFKHLVNITGRGDVILTWDTIK, from the coding sequence GTGTTATCATTATTGGACAAAACTGTTCGAACGGCAAAATGGCATGGAAAACCACTTCCTGAAACCATTAAGGCAAGTGTCAAGGAAACCTTGAATGGGGATTTTGTTTTGACCTTTACCTATCCAATTACGGATAGTGGTTTGTATCGTGAGGTTAAAGAGGATTATTTGGTTCGAAGTCCAGTACCAGTATTAGGACACCAGTTGTTTCGAATCAAGAAAATTATTGAAGGTGATTCAACTCTAGAAGTGACAGCTTATCATATTTCAGATGATGTCATGACTAGAATTGTTTCTCCTTTTTCTTGTGAACAAGTTGCCTGTGCAACAGCTCTCTCTTCTCTAGTCATGGCGAGCAAGTCTCCACTGGGAGATTTTTCTTTTACAAGTGATATTGTCAAGAACAGAACCTATACAACAGACAAGGAACAGACGCTTTACTCCACACTACTGGATGGTAAACACTCTATCCTTGGAACTTGGGAGGGAGAATTGGTTCGAGATAACCTTGCCCTATCAATTAAAAGTGAGCGAGGACAAGACCGTGGAGTTGTTATCTCTACTCACTACAATTTGAAAAAGTATCAACGAACCAAAGAAAGTTCACAGGTTATCACTCGTATCCATGCCACTTCAAGTTTCAAACAAGAGGGGGAGGATAGGGAGACTGTACTTCAAGTCACTGTAGATAGTCCGTTGATTAACTTCTATCCTTTCATCAATGAAGTGACCTATACAAATAATAGCGTCAGAACTCGTCAAGAGTTAATAGAGTGGGCTAGTAGCAAGTTTCGCTTAGAGGGAATTGATAAACCAAAAGATGCCATCATCATTGAGGCATTTGAGTTAGATGGTCAAACGGTTCATCTAGGCGATACAGTGACTTTAAAAAGCAAGCTACACGGGATTGATGTGAGGAAGAAAGCCATCGCCTATGATTATGATCCTTTAGCTAAGAATTACCGCTCTATCACATTTGATGATAAGGCAAGTATCGGAACAGGTAAAACTGGCGGTAGCTTAAGTACACTAGCAAATAATCTACTTGATGGGAATAAGCGGAGTGAGGATGTTGCCGTTGAAATTGCTCTTGAGAATGCCAATAGAGCCTTTGATGCGGAATTTGAGAAACGTCAAGTAGCCATTGATAACGCTATCGAACAGGCTCAAAGTCATGGTGAGGTCTATGCGGATCGATTAAAGGCTAGAATTGATAGTGAACTTTCTATTATTCACCAACAGATGCGACAACAGGAAGAGGAGCAGCAACGCACAACTCGTGATTTATTGGCAAAGGCTGGGATTAACACCAACCTAGCTACAGAAGCCAAACAAAAAGCAGAACAGGCTCAAACTGGGGCGACTGAAGCCATCAGGAGGGCAGAACAAGCCAAGCTTGATGCCATTCAAGAAGCTAACCGCTTGACTGTAACGGAGCGTAGTCAGATAGAGTCCAAAATTGCGACAGCAAAATCACAAGCTATCTCTGAAGCTAGTCGATTGGTTGATGTAGCAAAATCACTGTTGAGTGGACAGTTGGCAACTGTCAGTACCAATCTCTCGCAAACCAAGGAGGAAATAAAACTTCTTGCGAGTAAGCAACTTGTAGATAGTCTGACTGGTCGAGTAACCGGTGCAGAATCCATGATTCAAGTGCAAGCAGACCAAATTTCCCAGCGTGTTAAAACCAGTGATTTTAACCAAGCAAAACAGAGAATCGAAACTGCCGAGTCGTCTATTACGCAATTGGGGAATCGGATAACGACTGAGATTCGAGAGACCATAGCTAAGATTCCAGTTGATTTTGGTGGTCGAAATTACATACTAAAAAGTGATACTTATATTACATCCGGGAGTAAGTTTCTGGATAGTGCTTCGGACTTTATCGACTATGCTCAGGCAGGGAAGTTTGTGACGATCAGCGTTGATATAAAGGGGGAAAATCTGTCGCCTGATGAAAGGGGACAGTCTAGGATAGGCTGCGAGCTACGCTTGACTTTATCCAATGGCAATCCTCTCTATCTAAACTGCTATAAAGTTGTTTCAGCAACCCAACCTCGCGAGCGGATATACCGAACGGTTCGTATTCCTGATGGTGTATCGGTTGTTAGTGTAGCAAAGCTCAATCTTTTTGTGCAAGTCAGAGGAAATGCCTTAGCTGGAAGACCAAAGTTTGAACTTTCTTCTATGCCTACAGACTGGTCACCTGCTCCTGAGGACTTAATCACAGATCTTAGCCAAACCAGAACGCTAATTACTCAGACAGCTGAGGGACAAACTCAACTGTCTACAAAGGTCATTCATACTGAGAATAAAATGATGAATGCTGAAACCCAAATCAGGCAATTGTTGGGTGATGTGGCTAGTAAAGTATCAAAAACGGACTATGACAATCTCAAGAGTACAGTTGAGAATCATACGACAAGTATTAATCAGACGTCCCAGTCCATTTTACTTAAAGCGGACAAGACTTTTGTGGACGGTGTGAAATCTACGGCAGAAACCGCCCTTTCAAAAGCAACTAGCAATGCGACAATGATTAGTCAGACTAAGTCTGAGCTAACTGTTGCCACTGATGCCATCTCACAGAAAGTCGCAAAGACGGATTTTAATAAATTGACTGGTCGAGTAGCAAGTGCAGAATCCACTATACGTACACAGGCTGGGCAAATTGAACAACGACTAACAAGTACACAAGTTGAATCAGCTATTAACTCAAAAGGTTACCAAACCAAGTCACAGGTCGATTCCAATATTACTGGTCGTGGCTATCTAACCAGCAGTTCTCTCCAACCCTATGCGACGACAACTAGTGTGCAGAATTTGGTTAGAACCACCTCTGATAGTTTTACCCAGCGAATCAGTCAAACGGAAAGTAGAATCCCTACCTCAGTTTCGCATCGCAACTTGATAGCTGGTACTTCGGATAGATGGAGTGCTTATCAGACGATAAATGCCAATAGTAACTGGATAGCATCATTAGGAAGAGTTCAATTTGGAGATAGTAGTGGTATCTATGTTGGATCAAAAGTTCATTTATATGTTCATGTCTCAGCGGATGAGATTACATTTGACCCTGCGGTGACGACTCGTTCTATGAAACTCCAAGGTCCAATCTTAGATAATCAAAATTCTTGGACATGGACCAACTGGAATTTGTATCACCCTTTCTACAATAAGTGGAGCAGTAATCTGACAACAGGTAACAACTATCGCTTGATAAAATTGACCGCTACCGTCACTCAAGAGATGTACCAACACTCTAAAGGTTTTGAACTTCAAGTCAGAATCGATGGAGTTAAAACTGGTAAGTTCCATGTGAGAGCCTTAATGGTTTCAACTGGTGATATCTTTCCAGACTATTGGACACCATCGTTAGAAGACTTTACGACTTTAACCGCATTTCATGAAGTGCGGGATACTGTAAGCAGTCACACTCGAACAATTGGAGATCACACCAATCAAATCAGTCAGGTTGTTCAAACGGCTACTGGGATTGTGACACGAGTTGGCAATCTAGAAACAAGTCGAGCGACAACGGCTGCCGTCAATGCCATTCAAACTCAAGTTTCAACTCTTGCAGGGGCGTGGTCGGTTCGAAATCTGACCAGTGCAGGCACAGTTTTGAGCCAACTTAATCTCAATAAGGATGGGACGGTCAAAATCGATGGAAAACTCGTCCAAATTACAGGCACTACCTATATCCAAGATGGTGTCATTGCGAGTGGTAAGATTGCCAGTCTTGATGCAGGCAAGATTACGACAGGTATTATCTCTGCAGCTCGAATTGGAGCAGAAGCAATCACCGCGGATAAACTAAAGGTTGACCAAGCATTCTTTACCAAGTTTATGGCTACAGAAGCCTATCTCAAGCAGTTGTTTGCCAAATCAGCCTTTATAACCCAAGTGCAGTCAGTAACCCTATCTGCCAACAAAATTTCTGGTGGTATCTTGTCAGCAATCAACGGAGCCATGAAAATCAATCTGTCACTTGGAAACATCAAGTTCTTTACAAACTCTCCATCCATTTCTCGTGAGGTTAGTGGCTATCCTCACCAATGGGTTTCATTTGAAACAGGTACCTCAAACGGTAAGCCATGTGGTGTAACCATTATCGGTTCTAATCGATGGAACAACTGGAATGCCAATGACGGTGGCTTTGTAGGAATTCGAGCGTGGAACGGTACAGATACCGACCAAATTGATGTGGTAGGCGATAAGGTACGTTTAGCTAGTGCTCTATATACCAATCCAGATGGCTGGGAAATAGTAACGTTGCCTAACCGACTGAGTATTGATGCCTATAAAGCTTCTGACCGACCAAGTTCAATTTTGAATATCGGAGATATCCGCATCTATCGAAACAGTACAAGCTATGTCAGCTTGAAGGACGTACTTCATCAATTCAATCACAATTTTAAACACTTAGTAAACATCACTGGTCGAGGTGACGTCATCTTGACATGGGATACGATTAAATAA
- a CDS encoding holin family protein — MKELLTLNKILFSMIGGLIGSLFGELDGILYALLVFIIIDYLTGIFAAVVEKQLSSSIGFRGIFKKIAILFLVSLGHLIDTAIIKQGGTIRTMVIFFYLSNEGLSILENTVRIGLPIPEKLQAILKQINER, encoded by the coding sequence ATGAAGGAATTGTTAACACTTAATAAGATTTTATTTTCCATGATTGGAGGCTTGATTGGTAGTCTATTTGGAGAGTTGGATGGCATCCTATATGCTCTACTGGTCTTCATTATTATTGACTATCTAACAGGAATTTTTGCGGCAGTTGTAGAGAAACAGTTGTCGAGTAGTATCGGTTTTCGTGGCATCTTTAAAAAGATAGCCATTTTATTTTTGGTTTCATTAGGTCATCTGATTGATACAGCTATTATCAAGCAGGGTGGAACAATTCGAACCATGGTCATTTTCTTTTATCTCAGTAATGAGGGGTTAAGTATCCTAGAAAATACCGTTCGAATTGGTCTACCAATACCTGAGAAACTACAAGCAATTTTAAAACAAATCAACGAGAGGTGA
- a CDS encoding phage tail tape measure protein — translation MAGNIKGITIEIGGDTQPLQDALKGVNKQASEASKELRQIDKALKFDTGNVTLLTQKQEVLAKQVETTKEKLSTLRQAQSQVEAQFKAGDIGADQYRAFQREVETTQRLLTSYETKLADVSSTLENHGRASSSAAHQLDKLQVEQGQLASEMNKVTSQFELQESALSSNSSEAERNAIAQQKIGAQSEIVSKQISNLEKQLALTKSEYGENSIEANKMEAELNQAKTALNNLNNEMDETKSSADGAQDGMKAMSDTIRAEALQATSEKLADISQKIFEVGTESMSAAAQLQASNAQFSTVFGDMENAAKVALNKIGEEMDIVPERLQGSFTQMASFAKTSGMDTAQALDLTTRATRAAADGAAFYDKSIEEVTENLQSFLKGNYENDAALGISATETTRNAAANKLYGKSFNELSEAQKQLTLLQMVEDGNELSGALGQAARESDGLENVLGNLRQSGTNALAAIGQPILEMLIPVFQSLADIVSQLATWFTNLSSPIKEVVIIFTGILAVVGMLLPVFLGLQVAAAAMGTTVVGMITAFLPIVGIIVGIVAAITLLIVGLKELWTNHEGFRTAVTEIWNSIYAFLSMIIQQISSFVMSIWGTLTTWWTENQQLILNAATTVWNAITTVIQTVMTILGPLIQASWENIKLIIVAAWDMIKIVVETAINVVLGIIKAVMQAITGDWTGAWESIKQVLSMAWEGIKSLISLALNFITQYISTAWTGIKNTISNVLSAISSVISSIWSAIQSIISSVLSAIGSTVSTIWNGISNTVSNILNGISNTVSSVWNGVKNTISSAINGARDAVSNAINAIKNLFNFQIRWPHIPLPHFRVSGSANPLDWLKGGIPRISIDWYAKGGILTKPTAFGVNGNSLMVGGEAGKEAVLPLNEQTLGAIGRGIAKTMTSNLPTIHITITGNTVREETDLHRLAEMVGEKLVYELERQQGLRGVKP, via the coding sequence ATGGCTGGAAACATCAAGGGAATTACGATTGAAATTGGTGGCGATACCCAACCCTTACAAGATGCACTTAAGGGTGTAAACAAACAAGCATCTGAAGCTTCCAAAGAACTAAGACAGATTGATAAGGCTCTCAAGTTTGATACTGGCAATGTCACTCTTCTGACGCAAAAGCAGGAAGTCTTGGCAAAACAAGTCGAGACAACCAAAGAAAAATTGTCAACGCTCCGTCAAGCCCAATCACAGGTGGAAGCTCAATTTAAGGCTGGGGATATTGGGGCAGACCAGTACCGTGCCTTTCAACGTGAGGTGGAAACTACTCAAAGGCTGTTAACGTCCTATGAAACTAAGTTAGCTGATGTATCATCAACACTTGAGAATCACGGTCGAGCTAGTAGTTCAGCGGCTCACCAATTAGATAAACTCCAAGTGGAGCAGGGGCAGCTAGCAAGTGAGATGAACAAGGTCACGTCTCAATTTGAGTTACAAGAAAGTGCTTTGTCATCCAATAGTTCCGAAGCAGAACGCAATGCCATAGCCCAACAAAAGATTGGAGCACAGTCAGAAATTGTTTCTAAACAAATTTCCAATCTCGAAAAGCAACTAGCCCTGACAAAGAGTGAATATGGTGAGAATTCCATTGAAGCCAATAAGATGGAAGCTGAGTTGAACCAAGCAAAGACCGCACTCAATAACCTGAACAATGAGATGGATGAGACCAAATCCTCTGCCGATGGTGCTCAGGATGGCATGAAAGCCATGTCTGACACCATTCGGGCTGAGGCACTTCAAGCGACCAGTGAGAAGCTAGCAGACATCTCTCAGAAAATCTTCGAAGTCGGAACAGAGTCCATGTCTGCGGCAGCTCAACTTCAAGCCAGCAATGCCCAATTCTCTACCGTATTTGGGGATATGGAGAATGCTGCTAAGGTTGCCCTCAATAAGATTGGGGAAGAGATGGACATTGTTCCAGAGCGTCTTCAAGGCTCCTTCACTCAAATGGCTTCCTTTGCCAAAACCTCTGGGATGGATACGGCTCAAGCTTTGGATCTGACCACTCGTGCCACCAGAGCAGCGGCTGATGGGGCAGCATTTTACGACAAATCCATCGAAGAAGTCACCGAAAACCTACAGTCCTTCCTCAAAGGAAACTATGAAAATGACGCAGCTCTAGGCATTTCTGCGACAGAAACCACTCGTAATGCAGCGGCGAACAAACTCTATGGAAAGTCCTTCAATGAACTATCAGAAGCTCAGAAGCAGTTAACCCTCCTTCAAATGGTAGAGGACGGCAATGAACTCTCTGGAGCCTTGGGACAAGCTGCAAGGGAATCAGACGGACTGGAAAACGTTCTGGGTAACTTAAGACAGTCTGGAACTAATGCTCTAGCAGCAATCGGTCAACCGATTCTGGAGATGCTTATTCCAGTCTTTCAAAGTTTGGCAGACATTGTTAGTCAACTAGCGACTTGGTTTACCAACTTATCCAGTCCCATCAAGGAAGTCGTCATTATCTTCACAGGTATTTTAGCCGTGGTAGGGATGTTACTTCCTGTTTTCTTGGGCTTACAGGTTGCGGCAGCTGCTATGGGGACAACCGTTGTTGGAATGATAACGGCATTTTTGCCGATTGTGGGGATTATTGTTGGTATTGTAGCTGCCATTACCTTGCTGATTGTTGGGTTAAAAGAACTCTGGACGAATCACGAAGGCTTTCGAACGGCTGTGACGGAAATCTGGAATAGTATCTATGCCTTTCTGTCCATGATCATCCAGCAGATTTCTAGTTTTGTTATGTCCATCTGGGGAACGCTAACCACATGGTGGACTGAAAACCAGCAATTGATTCTAAATGCTGCAACCACGGTATGGAATGCTATCACTACGGTTATTCAAACGGTGATGACTATTCTTGGACCGCTCATCCAAGCAAGTTGGGAGAATATCAAACTCATCATCGTAGCCGCTTGGGATATGATAAAGATTGTGGTCGAGACTGCTATCAATGTGGTACTTGGTATCATCAAGGCAGTCATGCAGGCTATCACTGGTGATTGGACTGGCGCTTGGGAAAGCATCAAACAGGTCTTGTCGATGGCATGGGAGGGCATCAAGTCCCTTATTTCCTTAGCCCTCAATTTTATCACCCAGTACATCTCAACTGCTTGGACAGGCATCAAGAATACCATCTCAAATGTACTATCTGCCATTAGTTCTGTCATTTCATCAATCTGGTCAGCTATTCAGTCGATAATTTCTAGTGTCCTGTCTGCGATTGGTTCAACAGTATCAACCATATGGAATGGTATCAGTAATACCGTATCCAACATTCTGAATGGGATATCCAATACAGTTTCATCTGTTTGGAACGGTGTGAAAAATACCATTTCAAGTGCTATCAATGGTGCAAGAGATGCCGTGAGTAATGCCATCAATGCCATTAAAAATCTTTTTAACTTCCAAATCAGATGGCCACATATTCCCCTTCCTCATTTTCGAGTATCAGGTTCAGCCAATCCACTCGATTGGTTGAAGGGCGGAATTCCAAGAATTTCTATAGATTGGTATGCCAAAGGAGGAATTTTAACCAAACCAACCGCATTTGGAGTAAACGGCAATAGCCTAATGGTAGGTGGTGAGGCTGGAAAAGAAGCAGTCTTGCCATTGAATGAACAAACGTTAGGTGCAATTGGTCGAGGAATTGCAAAGACCATGACAAGCAATCTACCGACCATTCACATCACTATTACAGGTAACACAGTAAGAGAAGAGACTGACCTTCATCGACTAGCGGAGATGGTTGGAGAGAAACTAGTATATGAATTAGAACGTCAGCAAGGATTGAGAGGAGTGAAACCATGA
- a CDS encoding HK97 gp10 family phage protein: protein MTRVELDSLETAITYELAEFVEDTTEVMREVVEEVTQESIVTLKATSPRKSGSYAKGWKSKATIDTSTGLTKTIHNRTPGLTHLLENGHAKSSGGRVEGIKHIAPVEKQAIQSLEEKLRKRV, encoded by the coding sequence ATGACTAGAGTTGAACTAGATTCACTAGAAACTGCCATCACATATGAGCTGGCGGAATTTGTAGAGGATACAACAGAGGTGATGCGTGAAGTTGTAGAGGAAGTCACCCAGGAATCCATCGTAACCTTGAAAGCAACGTCTCCTAGAAAGAGTGGTTCTTATGCCAAAGGGTGGAAGAGTAAAGCGACGATTGATACCAGTACAGGACTAACCAAGACCATTCATAATCGAACGCCAGGTCTGACACATCTCTTAGAAAATGGTCATGCCAAAAGCTCTGGTGGGCGAGTTGAGGGGATAAAGCATATCGCTCCCGTTGAGAAACAAGCGATACAATCCTTAGAAGAAAAGCTGAGAAAGCGAGTGTGA
- a CDS encoding head-tail adaptor protein, protein MKIAPLRERLSFQIRQIVQDEIGNETSTWIPLFDRWCSCRPLTLTERDGSVTKLEQEKVQFTLRYEKAILGLHSLTTHIQFRGQTYEIESIDGDTVRRQLIYIVAIRENSYD, encoded by the coding sequence ATGAAGATTGCACCGTTGAGGGAACGCTTGTCATTTCAGATTCGACAGATTGTTCAAGATGAGATTGGCAATGAAACTTCGACATGGATACCTTTATTTGACCGGTGGTGCTCTTGTCGTCCTCTCACCTTGACCGAAAGGGATGGGAGTGTGACGAAACTGGAACAAGAGAAAGTCCAGTTCACCCTCAGGTATGAAAAGGCAATTCTTGGACTTCATTCCTTAACGACTCACATTCAATTTCGTGGTCAAACCTATGAGATTGAGTCTATTGATGGAGATACAGTGCGACGTCAACTGATTTACATCGTCGCCATTAGGGAGAATAGTTATGACTAG